In a genomic window of Orcinus orca chromosome 12, mOrcOrc1.1, whole genome shotgun sequence:
- the PLAGL1 gene encoding zinc finger protein PLAGL1 isoform X2 — MATHSPQKSHQCAHCEKTFNRKDHLKNHLQTHDPNKMAFGCEECGKKYNTMLGYKRHLALHAASSGDLTCGVCALELGSTEVLLDHLKAHAEEKPPSGAKEKKHQCDHCERCFYTRKDVRRHLVVHTGCKDFLCQFCAQRFGRKDHLTRHTKKTHSQELMKESLQSGDLLNTFHSLSPQFQLKAAPLPPFPLGAPAQNGLASGLPAEVHSHTHGPSEQTSQPVPALPELLAPLHPVASPSSPPPPLQNHKYNTSSTSYSPLASLPLKADTKGFCNTNLLEDLPLQEPQSPHKLNPGFDLAKGGAGKVNLPKELPADAVNLTIPASLDLSPLLGFWQLPPPATQNAFGNSSLTLGPGESLPHRLSCLGQQQQDPSLAMSTMSLGQLPLPPIPHVFPAGTGSAILPHFHHAFR; from the coding sequence ATGGCTACCCACTCGCCCCAGAAATCCCACCAGTGCGCTCATTGTGAGAAGACTTTCAACCGCAAAGACCACCTGAAAAACCACCTCCAGACGCACGACCCCAACAAAATGGCCTTTGGGTGCGAGGAGTGCGGGAAGAAGTACAACACCATGCTGGGCTACAAGAGGCACCTGGCCCTGCACGCGGCCAGCAGTGGCGACCTCACCTGCGGGGTCTGTGCCCTGGAGCTAGGGAGCACGGAGGTGCTGCTGGACCACCTCAAGGCCCACGCGGAAGAGAAGCCCCCGAGTGGAGCCAAGGAGAAGAAGCACCAGTGCGACCACTGCGAAAGATGCTTCTACACCCGGAAAGACGTGCGGCGCCACCTGGTGGTCCACACAGGCTGCAAGGACTTCCTGTGTCAGTTCTGTGCCCAGAGGTTTGGGCGCAAAGACCACCTCACGCGACACACCAAGAAGACACACTCACAAGAGCTGATGAAAGAGAGTCTGCAGTCCGGAGACCTTCTGAACACCTTCCACTCCCTCTCTCCGCAGTTCCAGCTGAAGGCCGCCCCACTGCCTCCTTTCCCTTTAGGGGCTCCTGCACAGAACGGGCTTGCAAGCGGCCTGCCAGCTGAGGTACACAGCCACACCCACGGCCCCTCGGAGCAAACCTCCCAGCCTGTGCCAGCGCTGCCAGAGCTCCTGGCCCCGCTCCACCCCGTAGCATCCCCcagctctcctcccccacccctccagaaTCACAAGTACAACACCAGTTCTACCTCATACTCCCCACTTGCAAGCCTGCCCCTCAAAGCGGATACTAAAGGATTTTGCAATACCAATTTGCTTGAGGACTTGCCTCTGCAAGAGCCTCAGTCACCTCACAAGCTCAACCCAGGTTTTGATCTGGCCAAGGGAGGTGCTGGTAAAGTAAACCTGCCCAAGGAGCTACCTGCAGACGCTGTGAACCTAACAATACCTGCCTCTTTGGACCTTTCCCCTCTGTTGGGCTTCTGGCAGCTGCCCCCTCCTGCTACCCAAAATGCCTTTGGGAATAGCAGTCTCACCCTGGGGCCTGGGGAATCTCTGCCCCACAGGTTAAGCTGTCTGGGGCAGCAGCAACAAGACCCCTCACTCGCCATGAGCACTATGAGCCTGGGccagctccccctgccccccatcccccatGTTTTCCCAGCTGGCACTGGTTCAGCTATCCTGCCTCATTTCCACCATGCATTCAGATGA